In the Bacteroidota bacterium genome, one interval contains:
- a CDS encoding arginase family protein, translating to MSREDKKRLNILFPDWQGYGESMAAHTGALALAEALSPRFAFSGIEVSQTTPLTAKAGVLGLDPNLDMLRSMCNLLEAKQPDKTFMIGGTCATEIAPVSYLNKKYKGDLCVLWFDAHGDLNTPASSPSGHLHGMPLRTLLGEGHPEVLEQAFSTLQPDQVILVGTRDLDPAENTFIEENNLLLLPPQELSAAGRLTDAIAARNYNHVYVHLDLDILNPAEFPSLLVPTTGGISVAMLKKLLYSITKTCDIAGFSVVEYVLRRRDDIGIVESLVEIVLDQDA from the coding sequence ATGTCCAGAGAAGATAAAAAACGACTAAATATACTCTTCCCCGACTGGCAGGGATATGGTGAGTCGATGGCTGCCCATACCGGTGCGCTCGCACTTGCGGAGGCGCTTTCCCCGAGATTCGCATTTTCGGGGATTGAGGTCTCCCAAACAACTCCTTTGACGGCAAAAGCCGGCGTGCTTGGCCTTGACCCAAACCTTGACATGTTACGCAGCATGTGCAATTTACTCGAAGCTAAACAACCCGACAAAACTTTTATGATCGGCGGCACATGCGCCACAGAAATTGCACCCGTTTCCTATCTAAACAAGAAGTACAAAGGCGACCTCTGTGTGCTGTGGTTTGATGCGCATGGAGATCTCAATACGCCGGCTTCGAGTCCAAGCGGTCACTTGCATGGGATGCCCCTCCGCACGCTACTCGGCGAGGGCCACCCAGAAGTGCTGGAGCAGGCGTTTTCAACCTTGCAACCGGATCAGGTAATCCTCGTCGGCACACGCGACCTTGACCCGGCCGAGAACACATTTATTGAGGAAAACAACCTGTTGCTGCTACCTCCGCAGGAGCTATCCGCAGCCGGCAGATTGACTGATGCCATAGCCGCGCGCAACTACAACCATGTGTATGTTCACTTAGATCTGGACATCCTGAACCCAGCCGAATTCCCGAGTCTTCTGGTGCCAACTACGGGTGGGATTAGCGTTGCAATGCTGAAAAAATTGTTGTACTCCATTACAAAAACATGCGACATCGCAGGATTTAGTGTTGTTGAGTATGTACTTCGTAGAAGGGACGATATAGGAATTGTTGAATCGTTGGTTGAGATTGTGCTGGACCAGGATGCGTGA
- a CDS encoding family 20 glycosylhydrolase translates to MRFKQVYLVLYILATSSCSPPTTEQLPLLPTVASSVEQQSGRLNLRDGVSFEIKAPSLAPLPGIFEADFYLLTGINNIQSTPSVTITLDVDASMAGESNITEAYEIEIGEDVSVRGASYAGVSMGLVTLLQLMDTNATLPKIRIQDRPATPYRSLMIDLARSWHDVSTIKSLITLCKWYKINYLHLHLTDDQSFTFPSTAFPQLATEGRHYTLEELEELNAYAQERGVILVPELDVPGHATQLVSNMPSVFGIGDPRQNSYTITMGREATYAALNILIEELAAAFPHTPYIHIGGDEAFFAGMDEDPETQAYMQQHGIPNVDELFRHFLARLNDMVRAQGRQTLLWAGFTEAGEIEIPKDMVVMLWESQYYDPQRLIDAGYPVVNATFKPLYVVNNRKWDPAYIYTQWNLQRWESWTNTKDKFLGTEVQPTNRILGATMCAWEQNQINQLPRLRKRLPAMASHLWEGGAGTLSQFEGALTHTDAQLTRLLHPFGVNVKGRSYPALDEGNFYEHLQFDQALTLSATAIYPDLILRHTLDGTAVTSASSVWLDDLTFNETTTVKIQAFNAQDEAVGLPFHQRYFYSPITASAAGLWKQLPHGSWEKHRFEDSLTLSLHANLPDADLRYTLDGSAPNPTSPVYATPLTIKQSTSVRAQLIQRDGTPIGSGFSQTYFQIINDASLTTGKPAIASTDNIRPGLAELTNNGRITLWEHWEGHVGEDVWIEIDLEKPEQISRLKVYNYWDNYRYYQYTIDGSVDGSTWTQLVDFSQNTEKTTLAGYTHTIVPSEVRFLKLNLLFNSANPGLHVTEISAFHE, encoded by the coding sequence ATGCGGTTCAAACAGGTTTATCTTGTCCTCTATATTTTAGCGACTTCATCCTGTTCGCCCCCAACCACGGAGCAGTTACCTCTTTTACCCACAGTAGCATCATCAGTTGAGCAACAATCAGGTCGGCTGAACTTGCGCGATGGTGTCTCCTTTGAAATTAAAGCGCCTTCTCTTGCCCCTCTGCCAGGTATTTTTGAAGCGGACTTTTACCTCCTTACTGGCATCAACAACATACAATCAACGCCCTCAGTGACGATAACCCTCGATGTTGATGCATCGATGGCTGGAGAATCAAATATTACGGAAGCTTATGAAATTGAGATAGGAGAAGACGTGTCCGTTAGAGGTGCAAGTTACGCCGGTGTCTCTATGGGGCTTGTGACTCTTCTTCAACTCATGGACACCAACGCTACCCTTCCCAAAATCAGGATACAAGATAGACCGGCCACGCCTTACCGAAGCTTGATGATCGACCTGGCAAGGAGTTGGCATGACGTAAGCACAATCAAGTCGTTAATAACCCTCTGCAAATGGTACAAAATCAACTATCTCCATTTGCATCTCACCGACGATCAGTCGTTCACCTTTCCATCTACAGCATTCCCTCAACTGGCTACCGAAGGCCGGCACTACACCCTTGAAGAGCTCGAAGAATTGAATGCCTATGCGCAGGAACGGGGCGTTATCCTTGTCCCTGAACTGGATGTCCCAGGGCATGCCACACAGCTTGTAAGCAACATGCCCTCGGTATTTGGCATTGGAGATCCGCGCCAAAACAGCTACACAATCACGATGGGGCGTGAAGCGACCTACGCAGCGCTAAACATCCTCATTGAAGAACTTGCCGCAGCGTTCCCGCACACGCCCTATATCCATATAGGCGGAGATGAAGCCTTCTTTGCCGGCATGGACGAGGATCCCGAGACCCAGGCATACATGCAACAGCATGGCATACCCAATGTGGATGAATTATTCAGACATTTCCTCGCCCGGCTGAACGACATGGTACGCGCACAGGGCCGGCAAACGCTGCTCTGGGCCGGCTTTACTGAGGCTGGTGAAATAGAAATCCCCAAAGACATGGTTGTAATGCTCTGGGAATCACAGTACTACGATCCGCAGCGCCTGATTGATGCCGGCTACCCCGTTGTCAATGCAACCTTCAAGCCGCTCTACGTGGTCAATAACCGCAAGTGGGATCCCGCCTACATCTATACCCAGTGGAATTTGCAGCGCTGGGAAAGCTGGACCAATACCAAAGACAAATTCCTCGGTACCGAAGTACAGCCTACCAATCGTATCCTTGGAGCAACCATGTGCGCGTGGGAGCAAAACCAGATTAACCAACTCCCCCGGCTGCGTAAACGGTTGCCGGCGATGGCTTCACATTTATGGGAAGGCGGTGCAGGCACGCTATCACAATTCGAAGGCGCACTCACCCATACCGATGCACAGCTGACCAGACTACTGCATCCCTTTGGTGTAAACGTAAAAGGCAGATCTTATCCCGCGCTTGATGAAGGTAATTTCTATGAACACCTGCAATTCGACCAAGCCCTCACGCTCTCAGCTACGGCTATATATCCCGACCTTATCCTCCGTCACACCCTCGATGGGACAGCCGTCACGTCGGCGTCATCTGTTTGGCTGGATGACTTAACGTTTAATGAAACCACCACGGTTAAAATTCAGGCGTTTAATGCGCAGGATGAAGCAGTTGGGTTGCCTTTTCATCAGCGCTACTTCTACAGCCCCATCACAGCATCGGCTGCGGGTCTATGGAAGCAACTCCCTCACGGCAGTTGGGAGAAACACCGGTTTGAAGACAGCCTTACCTTGAGCCTGCACGCAAACCTTCCTGATGCAGACCTCAGGTATACACTTGATGGCTCTGCCCCAAACCCTACCTCTCCTGTCTACGCTACTCCCCTCACCATAAAGCAAAGCACATCAGTACGCGCCCAACTCATACAGCGGGACGGTACCCCCATCGGAAGCGGGTTTAGCCAGACCTATTTCCAGATTATCAACGATGCCAGCCTGACAACAGGCAAACCGGCCATCGCCTCAACGGACAACATCCGCCCCGGGCTCGCTGAACTGACCAACAATGGGCGCATCACGCTTTGGGAGCACTGGGAAGGCCATGTGGGTGAGGACGTGTGGATTGAAATTGATCTCGAAAAACCTGAGCAGATCTCTCGCCTGAAAGTCTACAATTACTGGGACAACTACAGATATTACCAATACACGATCGACGGCTCGGTCGATGGTTCAACGTGGACGCAGCTGGTTGACTTCAGCCAGAATACGGAAAAGACGACCCTTGCAGGATACACCCATACCATAGTGCCTTCCGAAGTCAGATTTCTCAAACTAAACCTGCTTTTCAACAGCGCCAATCCTGGCCTGCACGTCACCGAAATCAGTGCCTTCCACGAATAA